One Malus sylvestris chromosome 14, drMalSylv7.2, whole genome shotgun sequence DNA segment encodes these proteins:
- the LOC126599531 gene encoding flavin-containing monooxygenase FMO GS-OX-like 9 isoform X1 has protein sequence MASETYQSKNVCVIGAGPSGLVAARELRKEGHSVVGLEQNHDVGGQWLYDPNVEGEDPLGRSPTLKVHSSLYTSLRLMIPREITGFTDFPFAVKKGRDMRRFPGHTELLLYLKDFCDWFGLRELIRFNTRVSYVGMLDGDHAVGCKDLKWVVRSVEKKTEIFVEEVFDAVVVASGHYSKPRLPSIKGMDAWKRKQMHSHIYRVPEPFRDEVVVVVGNSVSGQDISMELVDVAKAIYLSAKSLDISEGLSKVISKHENLHLRPQIESLQEDGNVLFVDSSMVIADTIIYCTGYSYTFPFLDTKGIIAIDDNRVGPLYEHTFPPSLAPSLSFMGIATKIIGFPFFESQAKWIAQLLSGKTTLPSRDDMMHSIKEFYHSREIAGIPKHNTHEIGDFEYCDRYGDHIGFPRLEEWRKKICLSTIRNAETDLETYKDSWDDHELLQEALQSPHFTQLGPQDLDFPL, from the exons ATGGCTTCTGAAACTTACCAATCCAAAAATGTATGCGTGATTGGAGCTGGACCCTCAGGGCTTGTAGCTGCAAGGGAGCTGAGGAAAGAAGGTCACAGTGTGGTGGGGTTGGAACAAAACCATGATGTGGGAGGGCAGTGGCTGTACGACCCAAATGTGGAGGGAGAGGATCCCTTAGGAAGGTCACCTACCCTAAAAGTGCATAGCAGTCTTTACACGTCTTTGAGGCTCATGATTCCAAGAGAGATCACGGGGTTCACTGACTTTCCATTTGCAGTCAAGAAAGGTAGGGACATGAGGAGGTTTCCTGGGCATACGGAGCTTCTTTTGTACCTCAAGGATTTTTGTGATTGGTTTGGGTTGAGGGAGTTGATAAGGTTCAATACGAGGGTTTCATATGTGGGGATGTTGGATGGAGATCATGCAGTTGGTTGCAAAGATTTGAAATGGGTTGTAAGGAGTGTGGAGAAGAAGACCGAGATTTTCGTGGAGGAGGTGTTTGATGCGGTGGTTGTGGCCTCCGGCCATTACTCTAAGCCAAGGTTGCCGTCCATTAAAG GAATGGATGCATGGAAGAGGAAGCAAATGCATAGTCACATCTACAGGGTTCCGGAGCCATTTCGTGATGAG gttgtggtggtggttggAAATTCAGTAAGTGGACAAGATATATCAATGGAACTAGTGGATGTGGCCAAGGCAATCTATCTCAGTGCCAAATCTCTTGACATATCTGAGGGCTTGTCCAAAGTCATTTCCAAACACGAAAACTTGCACCTTCGTCCCCAG ATAGAGTCACTCCAAGAAGATGGGAATGTATTATTTGTGGACAGTTCTATGGTCATTGCAGACACTATCATATATTGTACTGG GTATTCATACACATTCCCCTTTCTTGACACCAAAGGAATAATTGCTATAGATGATAACAGAGTGGGCCCTCTGTATGAGCACACCTTCCCTCCATCACTTGCACCCTCTCTATCCTTTATGGGCATTGCAACAAAG ATCATAGGGTTCCCTTTCTTTGAGTCACAAGCAAAATGGATAGCTCAACTACTCTCTGGCAAAACAACATTGCCATCAAGGGATGACATGATGCATTCCATCAAGGAGTTCTACCACTCAAGGGAAATTGCTGGCATTCCAAAGCATAACACCCACGAGATCGGCGACTTCGAG TATTGTGATAGATATGGGGATCACATAGGGTTCCCACGTTTGGAAGAATGGAGGAAAAAGATTTGCCTTTCGACAATAAGAAATGCTGAGACCGACTTAGAAACATATAAGGATTCGTGGGACGATCATGAGCTGCTTCAAGAGGCTCTTCAAAGTCCACATTTCACTCAACTTGGGCCTCAAGATTTAGATTTTCCTCTGTAA
- the LOC126599531 gene encoding flavin-containing monooxygenase FMO GS-OX-like 8 isoform X2 → MASETYQSKNVCVIGAGPSGLVAARELRKEGHSVVGLEQNHDVGGQWLYDPNVEGEDPLGRSPTLKVHSSLYTSLRLMIPREITGFTDFPFAVKKGRDMRRFPGHTELLLYLKDFCDWFGLRELIRFNTRVSYVGMLDGDHAVGCKDLKWVVRSVEKKTEIFVEEVFDAVVVASGHYSKPRLPSIKGMDAWKRKQMHSHIYRVPEPFRDEVVVVVGNSVSGQDISMELVDVAKAIYLSAKSLDISEGLSKVISKHENLHLRPQIESLQEDGNVLFVDSSMVIADTIIYCTGYSYTFPFLDTKGIIAIDDNRVGPLYEHTFPPSLAPSLSFMGIATKSGARRSLFSLRRRIHHLWCFSWLPWPTSKPVSAI, encoded by the exons ATGGCTTCTGAAACTTACCAATCCAAAAATGTATGCGTGATTGGAGCTGGACCCTCAGGGCTTGTAGCTGCAAGGGAGCTGAGGAAAGAAGGTCACAGTGTGGTGGGGTTGGAACAAAACCATGATGTGGGAGGGCAGTGGCTGTACGACCCAAATGTGGAGGGAGAGGATCCCTTAGGAAGGTCACCTACCCTAAAAGTGCATAGCAGTCTTTACACGTCTTTGAGGCTCATGATTCCAAGAGAGATCACGGGGTTCACTGACTTTCCATTTGCAGTCAAGAAAGGTAGGGACATGAGGAGGTTTCCTGGGCATACGGAGCTTCTTTTGTACCTCAAGGATTTTTGTGATTGGTTTGGGTTGAGGGAGTTGATAAGGTTCAATACGAGGGTTTCATATGTGGGGATGTTGGATGGAGATCATGCAGTTGGTTGCAAAGATTTGAAATGGGTTGTAAGGAGTGTGGAGAAGAAGACCGAGATTTTCGTGGAGGAGGTGTTTGATGCGGTGGTTGTGGCCTCCGGCCATTACTCTAAGCCAAGGTTGCCGTCCATTAAAG GAATGGATGCATGGAAGAGGAAGCAAATGCATAGTCACATCTACAGGGTTCCGGAGCCATTTCGTGATGAG gttgtggtggtggttggAAATTCAGTAAGTGGACAAGATATATCAATGGAACTAGTGGATGTGGCCAAGGCAATCTATCTCAGTGCCAAATCTCTTGACATATCTGAGGGCTTGTCCAAAGTCATTTCCAAACACGAAAACTTGCACCTTCGTCCCCAG ATAGAGTCACTCCAAGAAGATGGGAATGTATTATTTGTGGACAGTTCTATGGTCATTGCAGACACTATCATATATTGTACTGG GTATTCATACACATTCCCCTTTCTTGACACCAAAGGAATAATTGCTATAGATGATAACAGAGTGGGCCCTCTGTATGAGCACACCTTCCCTCCATCACTTGCACCCTCTCTATCCTTTATGGGCATTGCAACAAAG AGCGGTGCTCGTCGTAGTCTCTTCTCTCTGCGCCGGCGAATCCATCACTTATGGTGCTTTTCATGGCTTCCATGGCCGACTAGTAAACCCGTCTCTGCAATTTGA
- the LOC126599166 gene encoding uncharacterized protein LOC126599166 encodes MWCNIPCDGYNEKSVLPLAWSHNPLTTLKLMCNLLDRSGTGKDDKRGFDAAAYWLHHNHPKTLASNLVPIAGSFGGMGDLVRVLYRILSRQDVRNYDDDDDRDIEERMFAVDDKVALERYRSDPDYRFLHDRVSALFAHCIKRDIRILKEWMDRRDGDRLEITQAATFCEDCATFLCESVAKEVY; translated from the coding sequence ATGTGGTGTAACATCCCGTGTGACGGTTACAATGAAAAATCTGTACTACCCTTGGCTTGGTCCCACAATCCCCTAACCACCCTCAAGCTCATGTGCAACCTCCTCGATAGGTCCGGCACCGGCAAAGACGACAAACGGGGGTTTGACGCGGCGGCGTATTGGCTCCACCACAACCACCCCAAGACCCTTGCCTCCAACCTGGTTCCCATCGCCGGCTCCTTCGGCGGCATGGGAGACCTTGTTCGAGTTCTCTACCGGATACTTTCCCGCCAGGACGTCAGgaattatgatgatgatgatgaccgGGACATTGAAGAGAGAATGTTCGCAGTGGATGACAAGGTAGCTCTTGAGAGGTACCGGAGCGACCCGGATTACCGGTTTTTACACGACCGGGTTTCGGCTCTTTTCGCCCACTGCATCAAGCGGGACATTCGAATTCTGAAGGAGTGGATGGACCGCCGTGATGGTGACCGGTTGGAGATCACTCAGGCTGCGACTTTCTGTGAAGACTGCGCCACTTTCCTCTGCGAGAGCGTCGCAAAGGAGGTTTACTAG